Genomic segment of Salvia splendens isolate huo1 chromosome 12, SspV2, whole genome shotgun sequence:
ttacccaaatgtgtttgattaggtcttcttgtagtttaGTGTGGGTtctggtatcgcgcattgtgtgtcttgtttcggtCATTttgcccaccgtcgtatgcacacctcggcgtgggggagacctcgcggttgagcttcgggcttcatcctcgtcgtaaaagttagccgtcatcggtccttcgtcagctataatcatgttgtggaagataatacacgtgtacatgatgtcggcgatattcttaacgtaccacagccgagaccggggccttcacaatgttaaatcgagcttgaaggaccccaaaagctctttcgacgtctttccgagcagactcttgacgctgcgcaaaaagaacccctctcgggtcttgcggattgctgaacgtcttcacgaaagtagACCACCTTGCGTAGATACCATCAGCGAGATAGTAactcatgtggtatgcatttccgttgacagtgaagtcgatcgccggtgctacaccattcaaaacaccattgaagagtggtgaagagtagagcacgttcaagtcgttgttggatctgtcaacaccgaaatatgcatgtcaaatccataggcagtagtcggcgaccgcttcaaggataagcgttgggcctctgcctttgtggccgcttaagtattgccccctccaagcagtcaggcaattcttccacttccaatacatgcagtcaatgctgtcaagcataccgggaaaaccgtggactgtttcATGAAGATGAAGCAGCCATTCacaatcttcggtggtgggtgcccgaaggaattcctcaccgaaagcagaacgaatACCGTCGCAGAAATTTTtgaggcataggattccagttgactcacccacgtgaaaatactcgtcgaagaggtcagccatTTGCCCattagcaagttgtcggatgacacaagtacacttctgcaacgccgcgAGACTTTGCtgaccggttgcgtctctagttgattgaaagtattcaacacgggcggacaatgtgttgacaatacgcataaacaaccgttttgatatgcgaaaacggcgccagaagtaatcttccggaaaccacGGCTGGTCataaaaatagtcggcaacgagccgttcgttggctccctcccggtcacgaggtatgtagcggcgaattgatctagttggtcgaggatgAGTTGGCAAATAGAAACGCGTCACATCGCCTGCTCAGAGGCACAGACGAgctgatgcatcgagcagcgcgtggcgcggcacggacgccgtccgtcccagcgaacaccgctgcggatgctcttagggttTTAGATTAGGAATTTTGTTCATAGATTGACGGAAATGCTAGCGAAACGTAATATTATGTGTATAATAACATTTaactattattaaatttttgttatagtattaatattcaataaaatttatcCATTTTATAGTATACATTTAACTGCATACAAAttgtaatattttatgcattttaaatttatttaccatTCATTAAACTTTTCATATATTTATCGTTCATTGTTTTATAatcatattttatcatttgctaaaattaatgtaaatatttaattttatttatcaactaatcaatttttattatagtttatatttttattagcaTATAATATTAATTGCACTATTTTGGTCCAATAATGGTCTAATTGATTAGACCAATATAATTAAACCGTGAATTGATAGCGTCGCTGATTCATTCACTAgtccaatttttaaaaattgggaGGCAACGTTAGTGGACATATACGAAGTCTAGTTGCGAGCGAATATAAATATACACACAGCATAATGTGAGTATTTGGATTTTTCAAGAATTTTCAcagttatttaatttatatggaATTTCTGTTATATTCAACTTATCTCACACGTATCTGAAAAAACTTTGAATTTGCACAGCAATTATTACTCCTCCGTTTACAACGTCACTATTATCTAAGTCCGATTTTAGGTACGTTATTTATTATTCACATGAATTTTACAGTTATTTGAAATGTAATATGGCTATTTAATACGGGGACAGTAAACCCCAATTTTCCTTGTACACAtactttcaattttaaattaactcTTCTATCAATTTCTCCTTGGCATTTGGTGTAGACAATAAATGACCAAAATCATGAGATAGTAATAATCGTAGCTCAACTCTACTGTAATAAAGCAATTAAATCTATATGCTACTACCTTTCATGAATGCATCCAACCGTTACACACGCACGCACAATAAATTGAGCTTAATTAACATTTAAAAGTTACTTATAAAAACTTGTAGGCGTTTCTAAAATTATTACATTTATCATAAAACAGGACTATAATGAATAAAAGAGTTGGTGTTTCCACAATAATTTGACTTTATTCCCTATTCTAATGTAGATATACTCATTAAATGTAcatttataacaaaaaaaataggtGCTCATTAGTAGCCGTTGAAGAGGAACTACTTAAATCTGTTAAAAGTAAAACACAATTCAAGGGTGCACATATCTTGTATAACTACCAACACTTCCAATTCAACCGCCCCCGCGCGAGCTCATGGCCGACGACGCGGAGGAGGACTTCACCTTCCCCGCCACCATCACCAACCCGCCACCGTGCTTGCTGGAGTCACCACCTCTTTGGCCGTCTGTAGGGAAGCATGTACGAGAAGATGAATGGAACTTCAATTTGTGTGATTCACTCCACGAATTCAAGCGCAACACTATCACATTTCGAGAGAACTTCTGCTACGTCGATGATGATGAACATAAGGAGGAGAAAATGGACATTTTGTGGGAGGATTTGAACGAGAAGTTTTCGAGGAAAAACGTTGCAGAAGATAATTTGTGTGATAGTTCTTCTTCCCCTGGGAAAGATGATCATGTGCAGGTTTGCTGTGTTAAAGCCTTCAAGTTGTCGAAGGCAAATGGGCAAACCATTTCTTGGAAGAAAGCCAGCATTTTGGTTCTGATCAGATTCTTGTTGAAAAAGAGTTTACCAATGCATGATTCTGGTGCTTCCATCAAGAAACTTgaatggtgatttttttttcttctttttttcaatACAAAAGTTAGTTTGTGACCAATTTTAGCTTAGATTCTTATTATAGAGGTGTCAGGTTGTGCCAGTTCAAGTTTATTGATTCTTTACAAATTAAACTTATCATGTTTCATTTCACTTTTCAAGTTCAGAGTTCAAGCTGAATAATTGtacatttttgtcaaaaaagaatAATGTGTTTATATTTAAACGAAAATGAGCATCAACAATGAAGCAGGATGTTTGTAAATTACTAAGAAGGCATTGAATAACTTGAACTTGACAATATGAACTCTACCAAGTAATGTCATCGTGAATATTGCTTCATCTAAGATTTTATATAATGAATAGTAATATGATAGATaataaaaattgagattttgGACTCAAAATTTGTATGGATTTGGTATATTTTTCAAGTGATCTTAGGAGACATAATCAAAGCCAACATACAAAGGAGGCAGAATAATTTGCATTGTACTATAGAACCAGCTCCGATGACTCCGGTGATGCACAGCGAATGTCAAGAGAAGAAAAGATACCTATAGATCGACGTGGGAGCTACTAGCCCTCTTCTCCTCGGACCTGTGACGGTACAATTTGGCAATCTTTCGCCTCTCGCAgtcctaaaaagaaaaaagaccAGACAATTTAGGCTTAGATTATAGATTATATTCACAATAACATCAGAGTGAGCATTTGAAGGATTAGACAATCAAAGAAGTTGACAGCAGTCCAATATCAAAGTATGTTTGTTGTGGGAGCTATCACCAAATGTAAATACCTCCCTTACCTCTTCAAGAGCCAtgcttattttttctttttctctttctctttctcagAGAGTTGGGTGATGGGGACTCGTACAAAGGGGAGGGATACCACTAACCTACTAGACTCAAACCCACCTTGAACATATTGAGATAAAATGGCTTCCCGGGATTCATCCTTCTCAACTTGTGGTATGTATAGGCGAAACTCAGCTGGTCACGGGGCGTGAACCTGTCCACCTCGTTGAACCATAGACAAGAAAACAAGTTTGACATTGGAGTATGAGCCCTCACGATGAAAGACCCTTCAGGTACATCTGCTTGAAAGCACATAATACATACATCATAGACAGCACCAAAAAAACCCAAGAAATTGTGTATAGATGAGAGTGGATTGAAATCTCACTGCTTGGGAGAAGCTTGTCAGGGTCGGATTCATTGAATCTTCGCATCCCGTCAGATTGGTAAAACACAAACTGTTCGTCTATGACACTGTGGTTGTACTTGTTAAGCTTCTTGTTCTGTGCAACCTCTTCCCACAAACAATGGCGATCATAGTGATTGGAGATAGCGTATTCGTAGCCTTTTCTCCAGAGGAAGTATTCCAGAATCAGTAACGGATCAAGCTGGAGACGAAGCTTGCTGTCCAACCAAATCGAGTACCTAAACAACAATCAGATTAGACTGTGAAGAGGCCACGATAAAACAGG
This window contains:
- the LOC121757734 gene encoding uncharacterized protein LOC121757734, whose product is MADDAEEDFTFPATITNPPPCLLESPPLWPSVGKHVREDEWNFNLCDSLHEFKRNTITFRENFCYVDDDEHKEEKMDILWEDLNEKFSRKNVAEDNLCDSSSSPGKDDHVQVCCVKAFKLSKANGQTISWKKASILVLIRFLLKKSLPMHDSGASIKKLEW